The segment TTAGACAGCATTATGGCCCGGTTTACCAAGAATATGTGCAAGAGATTAAAGCCATTCAGGAAGTGTTAGGAACAATTCAAGATACCTTGGTGTTAGAAGATTTTTTGGATCAAGTCTTACCTTCAAGCTGGAGAACACAAGTGCCAACCTTGGCAAAACTGTTAAGCAAACAGCGTTATGAATGCTGGAAAAAATGGTATAAACTACAGCAGCGATACTTGAGTGAAACCGTGCGTCAAGGGTTACGAAACTCAGCGATCAGCCCTTTAATCCAGGTAGCGGTTGCAGAAAATAATACCCTAATTAACAATCATACACCAGAGGCGATCGCCCCTGGTGAGACAAAAAACCATCATCGCCTGCAAGATAAAAACTAAACTCAGAGCATTTCCTGAGAGGTTCTACGAGCCAGCAAGGAGCTGAAGCCCCTTGCTGGCTTGTAAGCTAAATGATGGAGAAATAGAATTAGGATTCAACTTCCATGGCTTGTTCTACCCAACTATCAAATAACTCTTGATTGTCAGCAATCCACTGATTCACATGACGCTCAATATCTTCTGGTTGGTCTTCTCCTTCTTGAATCAGCATGTTTTGGGCGTTAATATCATCAAGGGGAATTTCTACCAACTCAAAGAGTTTTTCGGCAGCCGGATTTGCGTCTACAAACTCTTTATTTGCTACAACTCTAATGCGATCGACGACAAAACCCAAATTTTTGCCGTTGGCTGTGGTATCGGCTTCAGACACTTCCCCTTGTCCTTCGGGAAGATCGGTATAAGGGACTTCTAGCCAAATGGTTTCTTCACCCGGTTTTAATACGCCACCAACCCAGTAGGGAGTCCAAGTGTAAAACAAAATGGATTCTCCCTCCTGATAGCGAACCATCGTATCGGCAATCAAGGCCGAATACTGACCCTGATCGTGTTCGACGGTATCGCGCAAACCATAGGCATCTAAATGGTGTTCGATCACCAACTCGCAGCCCCAACCGGGATCGCATCCGGTTAAATTGGCTTTTCCATTACCATCGGTATCAAAGAGTTGGGCAATTTCGGGGTCTTTGAGCTGTTCTAAACTGGTAATGTTATATTCATCGGCTGTTTTCTTATCTATTTGGTATCCCTGTAACACTGAAGGGGTGAGGACTCCAACGTGGGCTAATTTTTCATCTCCCCCACTATTTTCGTAAAATTCAGTGTGTAGCCTGTCCCAATTCACCGCAGTGTAGTCTATATCTCCGTTACCGATCGCCGCATACAGGGTCGGATAGGTCAGTTCTTTAGGGGGTTGAGTCTCGTATCCCAATTGCTCTAAGGCTTTGTTAATAATTTGGGATTGAAAGTGTTCTTCTAGTATACTACTCTGACCATGGGTTAAGGTTGTCCCTGCTCCAGGTAAGTCACTGGAGGTTTCTGTGGTGGTATTACCACAGGAGATCGCCCCAAAGAGCAATCCCCCAACTATCGTACCCAAAGCAACAGACCTTATTTTCGATTGGATCATAGTTTAGCGAGTTAACACAACAATCAGATATCTCATCTGTTTCTTGGTAACTCTAGCATAAGAATTTACTTGATTAGCATAATTAAAGATCAATCAGCAAAGTAGATAGGTTATGAAAATTCCTGAAGACCTCAGTTGGCCGACTTCGATAGAGGAAGCTAAATTAATTCAAGAACAAGGGCGCGATCGCGTCATGACCTCGGATCAGCTTTCAACAGTGAACTGGGTTGCTGGGGTGGATCTGGGATTTGAAGATGGGGGAAAAACCACCAGAGCAGCAGTTGCCGTGCTGAGTTTTCCAGACTTAACGCTGATCGAAACGGCGATCGCCCTTTGTCCCACCATCTTTCCCTATATTCCCGGTTTTCTCTCCTTTCGGGAAGTCCCCCCAATCCTCAAAGCGCTCCGTCAACTCACCACAACCCCCGACTTAATCCTCTGTGATGGCCAAGGATTCGCTCATCCTCGCCGATTTGGATTAGCCTGTCATCTGGGAACCTTGCTCGATTGTCCTACCATTGGGGTCGCTAAATCCCGGTTTATTGGTACTCATAATGAACCTGCACCCACACGAGGCAGTTGGGAACCGCTCAAAGATGGGGAGGAAACGATTGGAGCAGTATTGAGAACCCGCACCAAGGTTAAACCCTTATATGTTTCTATTGGTCATAAGATCGGCTTAGAAACGGCGATCGCCTATGTCCTCGATTGCAGCCCCCAGTACCGTCTCCCCGAAACCACCCGCATTGCCGATCGCTTGGCCTCTAATCGAATTCAGAGTTAAGGTGAAGTACAATAGACCCAGACTCAGAAACCCCCTTCTGAAGCGTCGGGTTAGCGCGACTATATACAACCTTATGGAAGAAAATAACCAGTCTTTACGCTTACAATTTAATCCTAACCGCTCCTACATCCCTATTTCCTATGAAGATGCGGATGTTGGCCTCTGTACTCCAGAATTTGCCGCCAGTATTGTTGACACCATCAACAAATCCGAAAAACTGCAACAGGAAAACGAAAAGCTCTCTCAACAAAACAAAACCCTCAATAAAGCCCTGAAAATGGCCTGTACCGACTTAGTGAAACAGTTGGGCGGCACTCCCCAACAAGTCAATGAGCTATACAAGCAATATGTCGATCGCTTTAAGCGTCCCGATCATGGCTCGCGGGCAATTATGTTTTTACTGCGCGATCGCCAAGAACAACTCGATATTAGCGATAAAGAGTTTGTCCGCTTTTGCGACTCCTATAAGCTTTCCCCCCAAGATCTGCGAGATGTGTACGGAGGTAAAGAAATTAGCGACGAACAAATTGGGGCGATCGCCCGCATCGTCGGCCGTTCTCCCAAAGAACTCATCCAAATTCGGGATGGATTTACCGATAATGAAATCTCTAAACTCGCCCGTATTTTAGGAACCAGTACCGAAGAACTCTCCGAACTCTTTGAAAGCCAATAAAGGTATATTTTATATGAGCGATATGAACGATCCCCCACCTAAACAAGGATTTGGACAATGGATCAGTTTCGCCGCCGATCGCTTTGGATTTGCCGGTTTAGGGTATATTCTGGGTGCAGTCCTGGTTCTAGTCATCGGTTGGTTTATTCACGCTTCCCAGAAATCTCCCCCTTCCAACCCCGAACCCCCCACCGAACAACAACCCTAAGCGGAGATGGG is part of the Roseofilum capinflatum BLCC-M114 genome and harbors:
- the proX gene encoding glycine betaine/L-proline ABC transporter substrate-binding protein ProX, whose amino-acid sequence is MIQSKIRSVALGTIVGGLLFGAISCGNTTTETSSDLPGAGTTLTHGQSSILEEHFQSQIINKALEQLGYETQPPKELTYPTLYAAIGNGDIDYTAVNWDRLHTEFYENSGGDEKLAHVGVLTPSVLQGYQIDKKTADEYNITSLEQLKDPEIAQLFDTDGNGKANLTGCDPGWGCELVIEHHLDAYGLRDTVEHDQGQYSALIADTMVRYQEGESILFYTWTPYWVGGVLKPGEETIWLEVPYTDLPEGQGEVSEADTTANGKNLGFVVDRIRVVANKEFVDANPAAEKLFELVEIPLDDINAQNMLIQEGEDQPEDIERHVNQWIADNQELFDSWVEQAMEVES
- the nfi gene encoding deoxyribonuclease V (cleaves DNA at apurinic or apyrimidinic sites), whose protein sequence is MKIPEDLSWPTSIEEAKLIQEQGRDRVMTSDQLSTVNWVAGVDLGFEDGGKTTRAAVAVLSFPDLTLIETAIALCPTIFPYIPGFLSFREVPPILKALRQLTTTPDLILCDGQGFAHPRRFGLACHLGTLLDCPTIGVAKSRFIGTHNEPAPTRGSWEPLKDGEETIGAVLRTRTKVKPLYVSIGHKIGLETAIAYVLDCSPQYRLPETTRIADRLASNRIQS